In Lactococcus paracarnosus, a genomic segment contains:
- the greA gene encoding transcription elongation factor GreA, translating to MADTKTYQMTREGFEGLEAELDNLKLVKRAEIVERIKVARSYGDLSENSEYEAAKDEQAFVEGRIATVETMIRNAEIVDNAGVKSNEVALGKTVTFTEIGEKDSETYKIVGSAEADPFSGKISNESPIAAALIGKKTGDQVIIPLPVGEMKVEIVKVSNK from the coding sequence ATGGCAGATACAAAAACATATCAAATGACCCGTGAGGGATTTGAAGGATTAGAAGCAGAGTTAGATAACCTCAAACTTGTTAAGCGTGCAGAAATTGTTGAACGCATTAAAGTAGCACGTTCGTATGGTGACTTATCAGAGAACTCTGAATATGAAGCAGCTAAAGATGAACAAGCTTTTGTCGAGGGACGAATTGCAACTGTTGAAACAATGATCAGAAATGCAGAAATTGTTGATAACGCAGGTGTTAAAAGTAATGAAGTTGCATTAGGTAAGACAGTAACATTTACTGAGATTGGTGAAAAAGATAGTGAAACCTACAAAATTGTGGGTTCTGCTGAGGCTGATCCTTTTAGTGGTAAAATTTCAAATGAATCACCGATAGCAGCAGCATTAATTGGTAAAAAAACAGGCGATCAAGTGATTATTCCTCTACCAGTTGGCGAGATGAAAGTTGAAATCGTTAAAGTATCAAATAAATAG
- the mltG gene encoding endolytic transglycosylase MltG has protein sequence MEDKDTQSFERENFKEKILRQLAAGNQSLEDLESETVFSDEQHERNSDVNLFADQMRLGKKAAEDAVHHEQVMHINQVSDTELEEELMAANSEYEQAYEPNILFSQTPDELSAPPFPERMSDVTPQKSQIQERQTQENLKRSAKKNSKKLAGKIIASIVLILFIVGGATAYFGYRYYKSEVQPYNLKDTTVKAINIPKGASSKDIGIILEKDKIIKNAALFKYYTKLNSFTDFKSGYYNLSPNMSLPAIAKTLQKGGTDKPVAPILGKVTIPEGYTIDQMSDKILENADSSKSKTPFTKAAFLKVVTDPAFIDKMKATYPDLLGDLPDKASGVKYQLEGYLFPATYEYTKNSTVSTVVEEMIAAMNQNMQPYYDKIKSMSPITVNEILSIAALTEKEANNDADRRNVAQVFYNRINSGMTLGSNISILYAEGKLGQKTTLADDAAVDTSLDSPFNLYTNLGFGPGPVASPSLSAIKAAVEPTDNNDLYFVADVTTGKVYFSETIAEHNANVKKYVNDKLSSESTNKSHE, from the coding sequence TTGGAAGATAAAGATACGCAAAGTTTTGAACGCGAGAATTTTAAAGAAAAAATTCTCCGTCAATTAGCAGCAGGTAATCAATCTCTGGAAGATTTGGAATCGGAGACTGTTTTTTCTGACGAGCAACATGAGCGCAATAGCGATGTTAATTTATTTGCTGATCAAATGAGACTCGGTAAAAAAGCAGCTGAAGATGCTGTTCATCATGAGCAAGTGATGCACATTAATCAAGTTTCCGATACAGAACTTGAGGAAGAGCTAATGGCTGCAAACTCTGAATATGAACAGGCTTACGAACCCAATATCCTATTTAGTCAAACACCTGATGAACTATCAGCCCCTCCGTTTCCGGAGAGAATGAGTGATGTGACTCCTCAAAAAAGTCAAATCCAAGAAAGACAAACACAAGAAAATTTGAAGCGATCAGCCAAGAAAAATTCTAAAAAATTAGCTGGGAAAATTATTGCATCAATTGTTTTGATTTTATTTATTGTCGGAGGTGCGACAGCCTACTTTGGTTATCGCTATTATAAGAGTGAAGTTCAACCTTATAACCTAAAGGATACGACTGTCAAGGCAATCAATATCCCTAAAGGGGCATCAAGTAAAGATATCGGCATAATACTTGAAAAAGATAAGATTATAAAGAATGCAGCACTCTTTAAGTACTATACGAAGTTAAATAGTTTTACAGATTTTAAATCTGGCTACTATAACTTATCACCTAACATGAGCCTGCCTGCCATAGCTAAAACGTTACAAAAAGGTGGTACTGATAAACCAGTTGCACCTATACTCGGTAAAGTGACGATACCTGAAGGCTATACGATTGACCAGATGTCAGATAAGATTTTAGAAAATGCTGACTCTAGTAAATCTAAAACACCTTTCACTAAAGCAGCATTTCTGAAGGTAGTTACGGATCCTGCGTTTATTGATAAGATGAAAGCCACTTATCCGGATCTTTTAGGTGATTTACCTGATAAAGCATCAGGTGTTAAATATCAACTAGAGGGCTATTTATTCCCTGCAACCTATGAGTATACTAAAAATTCTACAGTGAGCACGGTCGTTGAAGAAATGATTGCAGCGATGAACCAAAATATGCAACCTTATTATGACAAAATAAAATCCATGTCACCGATTACGGTAAATGAGATCCTATCTATTGCAGCTTTAACTGAGAAGGAAGCAAATAATGATGCGGATCGTAGAAATGTTGCACAGGTCTTCTACAATCGTATCAATTCGGGTATGACATTAGGATCAAATATTTCTATTTTGTATGCAGAAGGTAAATTGGGTCAAAAAACGACCCTGGCTGATGATGCAGCAGTTGATACAAGCTTGGACTCGCCATTTAATCTATATACAAACCTAGGTTTTGGGCCAGGACCTGTAGCTAGTCCTAGTTTATCAGCGATTAAAGCTGCTGTTGAACCTACAGATAACAATGATCTTTACTTTGTGGCAGATGTTACAACCGGAAAAGTTTATTTCTCTGAGACAATAGCAGAACATAATGCAAATGTAAAAAAATATGTGAATGACAAATTATCCTCAGAGTCGACTAACAAAAGTCATGAATAA